In Elusimicrobiota bacterium, one genomic interval encodes:
- a CDS encoding ATP-binding protein: MKLQPKMLLVFCSLTLLVGAPSLWTVRTTVHQILLDDVKNRGLSAASDLTRDSWRGYKAHSEHLFLPPLQSAQERAAASYAAALGLSGEVLAHTNVAEKGKVYNDVVTLEALRAGSTLTRISHTQEGALLLILAPVWSVEKNNVEEEFLFGGGNETLGKTRLGTVRLAIPLKKVLETEYRLFRKITVIVVTAGGASLLLILIFMRRLLLPIKSLSEGTSRISHGEYGINVPVFSRDELGQLANDFNQMSKALAETTISKDYLGNILSHMIDPLIVLSMDGIIQTANQAVLDLLGYAKQELEGQPAHTLFSAKDHLSSHGKQGTVITDSSVRNLEAEFITRSGARVPVLFSSSVLKNNEGVPSGIVVVAKDITERKHMESIIRQADKMSAVGQLAAGVAHEINNPLGIILGFAQAMVRRLRVNDPLEMPLKSIEKEAIRCKNLVKDLLTFSRTSKAEREPIDINRAIEEALPLIIAQARLTHIEVKQDLAPNLPHLLGNLNQIQQIIVNLSNNAFDAMGDRGGNLTVKTEIIKADPYQWICLRVTDTGVGIPSEILSRVFEPFFTTKPVGKGTGLGLSLIHEIVKKHSGTIDVESRPGCTEFCIKFPVH; this comes from the coding sequence ATGAAACTGCAACCCAAAATGCTGCTGGTCTTTTGTTCACTGACCCTCCTGGTGGGAGCTCCCTCCTTATGGACGGTCCGAACAACGGTTCATCAGATCCTCCTTGATGACGTCAAAAATCGGGGTCTTTCTGCTGCCTCAGATTTGACCCGTGATTCTTGGCGCGGGTATAAAGCGCACAGCGAACATCTCTTCCTGCCGCCTTTGCAATCCGCCCAAGAACGCGCGGCCGCATCTTACGCGGCAGCACTTGGTCTATCGGGAGAAGTACTCGCCCACACCAATGTGGCTGAAAAGGGAAAGGTGTACAACGATGTCGTCACCTTGGAAGCGCTGCGGGCTGGCTCCACCCTCACGCGCATTTCCCATACGCAAGAGGGCGCCCTCTTGCTGATCTTAGCCCCTGTATGGTCTGTCGAGAAAAACAACGTTGAGGAAGAATTCCTATTTGGGGGTGGAAACGAAACGCTCGGCAAGACGCGTTTGGGAACCGTGCGCCTGGCGATTCCGCTGAAGAAGGTCCTGGAAACAGAATACCGGCTTTTCCGAAAAATCACAGTCATTGTCGTGACGGCCGGCGGGGCCAGTTTGTTGTTGATCCTGATCTTTATGCGTCGCTTACTTTTGCCAATCAAATCTCTGTCCGAAGGGACCTCGCGTATCAGCCACGGGGAATACGGGATCAATGTTCCGGTCTTTTCTAGGGACGAATTGGGCCAACTCGCCAACGATTTTAACCAAATGAGCAAGGCGCTGGCGGAGACAACCATCTCCAAGGACTATCTGGGAAATATTCTTTCCCATATGATCGACCCTCTGATCGTGCTGTCCATGGATGGCATCATTCAAACCGCCAACCAGGCCGTTTTGGACCTGCTTGGGTATGCCAAACAAGAGCTTGAAGGCCAACCTGCCCACACCCTGTTCTCGGCCAAGGACCACTTATCCAGCCATGGCAAGCAGGGAACCGTGATTACGGACAGCTCGGTTCGCAACCTGGAAGCAGAATTCATAACAAGATCAGGGGCCAGGGTCCCGGTCCTTTTTTCGAGCTCTGTGTTAAAAAATAATGAAGGCGTTCCCAGCGGCATCGTTGTCGTGGCCAAGGACATAACGGAGCGCAAGCACATGGAAAGCATTATCCGGCAAGCAGACAAGATGTCAGCGGTGGGTCAACTGGCCGCGGGGGTCGCCCACGAGATTAATAATCCCCTCGGAATCATTCTGGGGTTCGCCCAGGCGATGGTCAGACGCCTGCGGGTCAATGACCCGCTAGAGATGCCTCTGAAATCGATCGAAAAAGAAGCGATCCGCTGCAAAAACCTGGTTAAGGACCTTCTCACCTTTTCGCGGACCTCCAAAGCGGAGCGGGAGCCTATCGATATCAATCGGGCGATTGAAGAAGCTCTTCCCTTAATAATAGCGCAGGCGCGTCTGACGCATATCGAAGTCAAACAGGATCTTGCGCCAAACCTGCCGCACCTTTTGGGCAATTTAAACCAGATCCAACAGATTATTGTGAATCTGTCGAACAACGCCTTCGATGCCATGGGCGACCGAGGGGGAAACTTGACTGTAAAGACGGAAATCATCAAGGCAGATCCATATCAATGGATCTGCCTACGAGTTACGGATACCGGCGTAGGCATTCCATCAGAAATCCTGTCACGGGTGTTCGAGCCTTTTTTCACAACCAAACCGGTGGGTAAGGGAACAGGTTTAGGACTCAGCCTTATCCATGAGATTGTCAAAAAGCATTCGGGGACCATTGACGTTGAAAGTCGGCCGGGTTGCACAGAATTTTGTATTAAATTTCCAGTCCACTAG
- the cheB gene encoding chemotaxis-specific protein-glutamate methyltransferase CheB → MNQKVRILVVDDAVVVRRLANNALSADPDLVVVGTASNGRIALARIPEVNPDLILLDMEMPEMDGLQTLAEIRKTYPRLPIIMFSTQTRRGAVATLDALSMGASDYVTKPNLLSGDAQDPKLFWRDLTAKIKALCLKDRPSDIVPSVPQVRSPSALLPAQQDRRSSGRVDVVAIGVSTGGPNALAEVLPVLPPNFPVPVVVVQHMPPLFTRLLAERLSSQSHLRVIEAVSGDRIFPGSIWVAPGDYHMVLERHSDDLVTVQTNQNPPENWCRPSVDVLFKSVAETYVGQTLAVILTGMGQDGLRGCETIASFGGQIIAQDEATSVVWGMPGFVVHAGLAEKVLPLREIAPEIIRRVQVGRSFQP, encoded by the coding sequence ATGAACCAGAAAGTTCGAATTTTAGTTGTTGATGATGCGGTGGTTGTTCGTCGTTTGGCCAACAACGCGTTGTCTGCTGATCCAGACCTGGTTGTTGTCGGCACCGCCTCCAATGGTCGCATCGCACTCGCCCGAATTCCTGAAGTGAATCCTGATCTAATTCTGTTGGATATGGAAATGCCTGAGATGGACGGGCTGCAGACCCTGGCCGAAATCCGTAAAACGTATCCCAGGCTACCCATCATCATGTTCAGCACCCAAACCCGGCGAGGCGCTGTGGCTACGCTGGACGCGCTATCGATGGGGGCTAGCGACTATGTGACCAAGCCGAATCTCCTCTCCGGGGATGCCCAGGACCCCAAACTATTCTGGAGGGATCTGACTGCCAAAATCAAAGCCCTTTGTCTGAAGGACCGCCCATCCGACATTGTCCCCAGTGTGCCGCAGGTCCGTTCCCCTTCGGCGTTGTTGCCAGCGCAACAGGACCGTCGGTCATCAGGACGGGTGGATGTCGTAGCCATCGGTGTGTCCACCGGCGGCCCCAATGCGTTGGCCGAGGTATTGCCGGTTCTGCCGCCCAATTTTCCGGTTCCCGTGGTCGTGGTCCAGCATATGCCGCCGCTCTTTACGCGGCTATTAGCAGAACGTCTTTCCTCTCAGTCCCACTTGCGGGTTATTGAGGCTGTCTCCGGCGACCGGATTTTTCCGGGGTCCATCTGGGTTGCGCCAGGAGATTATCATATGGTTCTGGAGCGTCACTCAGACGACCTGGTGACGGTTCAAACAAATCAGAATCCACCCGAGAACTGGTGCCGTCCATCCGTTGACGTGTTGTTTAAGTCCGTGGCAGAAACGTATGTTGGGCAAACTTTGGCGGTCATCCTGACGGGGATGGGCCAGGACGGGCTGCGGGGTTGTGAGACGATCGCTTCTTTTGGCGGCCAGATTATCGCGCAGGATGAAGCCACCAGTGTGGTCTGGGGGATGCCCGGGTTTGTGGTCCATGCGGGTCTGGCTGAAAAAGTGTTGCCACTTCGTGAGATCGCACCTGAAATCATTCGACGCGTTCAAGTCGGCCGTTCCTTCCAACCGTAG
- a CDS encoding response regulator produces the protein MALNILIVDDSSTMRKILLRNLNLCGLPIKQVFEASNGQEGLNTLNKEKIDMAFVDIHMPVMNGIEFLKNARLNPATAKVPFIFVSSESSVTQVENLLKVGICFVHKPFTPEALLEAINAVLAAIGG, from the coding sequence ATGGCTTTGAATATCCTGATCGTAGACGACAGTTCAACGATGCGGAAGATTCTCTTAAGGAATCTGAATCTTTGCGGCTTGCCGATCAAGCAGGTGTTTGAAGCTTCCAATGGTCAGGAAGGATTGAACACCCTGAATAAAGAAAAGATCGACATGGCGTTCGTCGATATCCATATGCCGGTGATGAATGGGATCGAGTTCCTGAAAAACGCTCGGTTGAATCCCGCTACGGCTAAAGTCCCTTTTATTTTCGTTTCCAGCGAGAGCAGCGTGACACAGGTGGAGAATCTCCTGAAAGTCGGCATCTGTTTTGTCCATAAGCCTTTTACGCCGGAGGCCCTTTTGGAGGCGATTAATGCCGTTTTAGCGGCGATTGGAGGATAA
- a CDS encoding response regulator yields MELHTPPSLLIIEDEPGLHDMLTFGLSKYQLESASSGEEGIEKAKRRRFDLALTDIMMQGMNGVEVIQKLKEVSPETEIIVMTGYPSLETSVASIKGGAYDYIAKPFIMEQLYLVLQKALEKRRMALQLKHSQEMNRIKSEFLFTMSQALNDPIGRILQSSAAMLDGGVLPNEENLKEIRTRAQHLDFLVQNIFKLTDKPLTDSALDWQALIQQLKGATPDPLIKHILLVDDDPAILQLLCYGLAREGLTIETASNGREALEKMALQKPDLMLLDLMLPEMSGFDTLKAMAQNPVLQNVRVVVVTARHLSPRETHQLEERVERIIQKGTANVTEEVIAFLQEGSFQLKEVVLPSAA; encoded by the coding sequence ATGGAACTTCATACGCCTCCCAGCCTGCTCATCATCGAAGACGAGCCCGGCTTGCACGACATGCTGACATTCGGGCTTTCTAAATACCAGCTCGAATCCGCCAGCAGCGGGGAAGAGGGTATTGAAAAAGCCAAACGTCGCCGCTTTGATCTGGCCCTGACAGATATTATGATGCAGGGGATGAACGGGGTGGAGGTCATTCAGAAACTGAAAGAAGTCTCCCCCGAGACCGAGATTATCGTCATGACGGGCTATCCATCCCTGGAAACCAGTGTCGCCAGCATCAAGGGAGGTGCCTACGATTATATTGCCAAGCCGTTTATCATGGAGCAACTGTATCTTGTCCTTCAAAAGGCGCTGGAAAAGCGACGGATGGCTCTTCAGTTGAAACATTCCCAGGAGATGAATCGAATCAAATCGGAGTTTCTGTTTACCATGAGCCAGGCTCTGAACGATCCGATCGGTCGGATCTTGCAGTCCAGCGCGGCCATGTTGGATGGAGGCGTGTTGCCAAATGAGGAAAATCTGAAAGAAATTCGTACCCGCGCCCAGCATCTGGATTTTCTGGTTCAAAACATATTCAAATTAACGGACAAACCTCTGACGGACTCGGCCCTGGACTGGCAGGCGCTGATTCAGCAGTTGAAGGGGGCTACCCCAGACCCTTTGATCAAGCATATTTTGCTGGTCGATGATGACCCGGCCATCTTGCAACTGCTCTGTTACGGGTTGGCCCGTGAGGGCCTTACCATTGAGACCGCTTCCAACGGTCGTGAGGCGTTAGAGAAAATGGCGCTTCAGAAACCCGATCTCATGTTGTTGGATCTTATGCTGCCTGAAATGAGCGGTTTTGATACCCTAAAGGCAATGGCTCAGAACCCGGTTCTGCAGAATGTCCGAGTGGTCGTCGTTACCGCGAGACATCTTTCCCCTCGTGAAACCCATCAACTCGAGGAGCGCGTGGAACGAATTATTCAAAAAGGGACTGCCAACGTCACCGAAGAAGTCATCGCATTCCTGCAAGAAGGGTCCTTTCAATTGAAAGAAGTCGTTCTTCCTTCCGCGGCCTAA
- a CDS encoding ATP-binding protein translates to MNLFSLYPLWRSRKTSSRSDSRCPTCTQAEAERLQALEECQRAQATESMLRESEAQMRAVFETAVDGIIILNETGQMESVNTATEQMFGFSDKEILYGPITKVLASADPVVNEADFLQILLHPHSPGPMKEAQGRRKDQSVFPVELSVSEVLLGMRHTYTVIVRDLSERKRLEALVAQSSKMNAVAKLAAGIAHEINNPLGVILGFVQGLLARVASGDKMEHPLKSVERETIRCRDLVQELLTFSRTAQADWELMNLNGVVEKTLLFLGSRLEAGAIEVRKELSENLPRIFGNPQQIEQVLVNMGLNALEAMPGAGVLAIKTGLEQVGQQTSVILSITDTGKGIPPEILPRIFEPFFTTKPIGKGTGLGLSFVYQVLTKHSATIDVKSRQGHTEFLVKFPVIQAHQGFRL, encoded by the coding sequence TTGAACTTATTTTCTCTCTATCCCTTGTGGCGGTCCCGGAAGACTTCTTCGAGGAGTGATTCGCGTTGTCCTACCTGTACGCAGGCCGAAGCCGAGCGGCTTCAAGCGCTGGAAGAGTGCCAGCGTGCGCAGGCGACTGAGAGCATGCTTCGGGAAAGCGAAGCGCAAATGCGGGCTGTTTTTGAGACGGCCGTCGATGGCATTATCATTTTGAATGAGACGGGACAAATGGAATCTGTCAATACGGCCACCGAGCAGATGTTCGGATTTTCCGATAAAGAAATTTTGTACGGTCCAATTACGAAGGTCCTGGCGTCAGCGGATCCGGTGGTTAACGAAGCTGATTTTCTGCAAATCCTGTTGCACCCCCATTCGCCAGGACCGATGAAAGAAGCGCAGGGTCGGCGTAAGGATCAAAGTGTATTTCCGGTAGAGTTATCCGTCAGCGAAGTTCTGTTGGGAATGCGTCATACGTATACGGTCATTGTTCGTGATTTAAGCGAACGAAAACGGCTGGAAGCGTTGGTAGCGCAATCCTCGAAAATGAATGCTGTTGCGAAACTGGCCGCCGGAATAGCGCATGAGATTAATAATCCCCTGGGCGTGATCCTCGGGTTTGTTCAGGGTTTGTTGGCGCGCGTTGCCTCTGGCGATAAAATGGAACACCCGCTCAAATCCGTTGAACGCGAAACTATTCGCTGTCGGGATCTGGTGCAGGAGCTGTTGACGTTTTCTCGTACGGCCCAGGCGGATTGGGAACTGATGAATCTCAATGGGGTTGTGGAAAAAACCCTGCTGTTTTTGGGCTCCAGGCTGGAAGCCGGGGCCATTGAAGTCCGGAAGGAATTAAGCGAAAATCTTCCTCGAATTTTTGGAAATCCGCAACAGATTGAGCAAGTTTTGGTTAATATGGGGCTCAATGCTCTGGAGGCTATGCCTGGCGCAGGTGTTCTGGCCATCAAAACCGGGTTAGAACAGGTGGGACAGCAAACCAGCGTAATTTTATCAATCACCGATACCGGCAAGGGGATTCCTCCTGAAATTCTGCCGCGTATTTTCGAGCCCTTCTTTACCACCAAACCGATCGGGAAAGGGACAGGGCTTGGATTGAGTTTTGTTTATCAGGTCCTGACCAAACATTCAGCAACGATCGATGTCAAAAGCCGACAGGGGCACACGGAATTTCTGGTGAAATTCCCTGTTATTCAGGCCCACCAGGGATTTCGATTATAA
- a CDS encoding chemotaxis protein CheX → MANKLAEQLYNVTVESFGAVCGLYPNPEAGTFSDLKPEFSVQLDFKGPLRGTLVMSSYGDLLSVMAEKMNEGEASLTDLQKKDSLKEMANIICGNILPYVDDPRAVFKIAAPLESTHPEALCQQASAQVVHAVFQTDQGRLDLHLILQP, encoded by the coding sequence ATGGCCAACAAATTGGCAGAACAACTATACAATGTCACCGTGGAATCGTTTGGGGCGGTATGTGGTCTCTATCCGAACCCTGAAGCCGGCACCTTTTCTGATTTAAAACCTGAATTTTCCGTTCAGCTGGACTTTAAAGGACCTCTGCGAGGGACGCTGGTGATGAGTTCGTACGGCGATCTCTTGTCCGTGATGGCTGAGAAAATGAACGAAGGCGAAGCCTCGTTAACGGATCTGCAGAAGAAGGACTCCCTTAAGGAAATGGCCAACATTATCTGCGGCAATATCCTTCCCTACGTTGACGATCCTCGGGCGGTGTTTAAAATAGCTGCGCCATTGGAATCCACTCATCCCGAAGCGCTCTGTCAACAGGCGTCGGCCCAGGTGGTCCATGCGGTTTTCCAGACCGATCAGGGGCGTCTGGATTTGCATCTCATTTTGCAGCCCTAG
- a CDS encoding PilZ domain-containing protein, protein MTSDERREFSRVTSPWQVDLMDGEQVLHALRTRDLSPKGFYAFCDNPWPEGCVCKVILSVKGMGPVQAITGRAKVVRVEEKGMGLEFLEVDLEQYEHLCRYVLYHAEDADRVQEELDQHIGLKRRSESDEKPSDIGPEA, encoded by the coding sequence ATGACATCCGATGAGCGCCGGGAATTTTCGAGGGTGACGTCACCCTGGCAGGTGGATCTGATGGATGGCGAGCAAGTTTTGCACGCGCTTCGAACACGGGATCTCAGCCCGAAGGGTTTTTATGCGTTCTGTGACAATCCTTGGCCGGAAGGGTGTGTCTGCAAGGTCATTCTTTCCGTCAAGGGGATGGGCCCGGTTCAGGCCATCACCGGACGGGCCAAGGTGGTCCGTGTTGAGGAAAAGGGCATGGGGTTGGAGTTTCTGGAGGTGGATCTTGAGCAATATGAACATCTGTGCCGATATGTTCTCTATCATGCAGAAGATGCCGATCGGGTTCAGGAAGAATTGGACCAGCATATTGGGCTGAAACGGCGAAGCGAGAGTGATGAGAAACCGTCCGATATCGGGCCGGAGGCGTGA
- a CDS encoding protein-glutamate O-methyltransferase CheR has translation MTDEEFEYIRKLIWDYAGLCLDKGKEYMAELRLTPLAKQKGFNDIDGMIASLRPDSGSKTIEWDIVEAMVTCETMFFRDRNPFELMKSTCLPELMRRHDQSRQLTVWCAACSSGQEPYSIALLIQEHFPALSQWNLKIVASDISKKILDRAREGAFSMLEINRGLPPAMLTKYFDKQEACWRLKPDIRKMVDFQQINLIREWPLPPFSVDIIFMRNVLIYFDIPTKQRILKKLQTILKPEGYLFLGGAETTINLNNNFERVPVTATGCYQLAGQVGAHSPLSNGGKNA, from the coding sequence ATGACGGACGAAGAGTTTGAATATATCCGCAAGTTAATCTGGGATTATGCGGGTCTGTGCCTGGATAAGGGCAAGGAATACATGGCAGAGTTGCGCCTGACGCCGCTCGCTAAGCAAAAAGGATTCAACGACATTGACGGAATGATCGCCAGCCTCCGGCCCGATTCCGGTTCGAAAACCATCGAATGGGATATTGTGGAGGCCATGGTGACCTGCGAGACCATGTTCTTCCGTGATCGAAACCCTTTTGAGCTCATGAAGTCCACTTGTCTGCCGGAGTTGATGCGTCGCCACGATCAATCCCGCCAGTTGACCGTCTGGTGCGCGGCCTGTTCCAGTGGGCAGGAACCGTACAGTATCGCGTTGTTGATCCAGGAGCATTTCCCGGCGTTGTCGCAATGGAATCTCAAAATCGTTGCCAGTGACATTTCGAAAAAAATCCTCGATCGGGCGCGCGAGGGAGCTTTTTCCATGTTGGAAATTAACCGGGGGTTGCCTCCCGCGATGTTGACGAAATATTTTGATAAACAAGAGGCTTGTTGGCGGCTCAAGCCAGACATTCGGAAAATGGTGGATTTCCAGCAAATCAATTTGATTCGGGAGTGGCCTCTCCCGCCATTTTCAGTGGACATCATTTTTATGCGAAACGTCCTCATCTACTTTGATATTCCGACGAAGCAGCGCATTCTGAAAAAGCTGCAGACCATCCTGAAACCGGAGGGGTACTTGTTTTTGGGGGGGGCTGAGACCACCATCAACTTGAATAATAATTTTGAGCGGGTCCCTGTTACGGCGACGGGGTGTTACCAGTTAGCCGGCCAAGTGGGAGCGCATTCACCGCTGTCCAACGGAGGAAAGAACGCATGA
- a CDS encoding response regulator, with product MESSRRPSLLIIEDEQGLRDMLQFGLPDYQVTTVSSGEAGIEKVRQQHFDLVLTDIMMPGISGVDVVRKIKEISSDTEVIVITGYPSLETSVTCMKAGAYDYLAKPFVLEHLNTVFQRALERHRLTVQLQHAQEISRIKSDFLIALSQSLTDPVNKILRTSTSMMEQASTAGLPSRVEGFKEIQVQAKQLTGLIQNILKLFDKPITETPLSWQAVVHQLKGTQPDVSGKHILLVDDDPSIVQLLELGLKQEGFWVETASDGREALTKMRAQKPDLVLLDLMLPELSGFGVLEAMAQDPALCQVRVVVITSCHLSPEETQQLQKQVERIIEKGSCDIRGEIAALLQKSPCQMKEMTLPPTA from the coding sequence ATGGAATCCTCTCGTAGGCCCAGCCTGCTCATCATCGAAGATGAGCAGGGCTTGCGCGATATGCTTCAGTTCGGGTTGCCCGATTACCAGGTCACAACTGTTTCGAGCGGGGAGGCCGGGATTGAAAAGGTCCGGCAGCAGCATTTTGATCTGGTCCTGACGGATATCATGATGCCGGGGATAAGCGGGGTGGACGTGGTCCGGAAAATTAAGGAAATTTCGTCGGACACCGAGGTCATCGTGATAACCGGGTATCCGTCCCTGGAAACCAGCGTAACCTGCATGAAAGCGGGCGCGTACGATTACCTCGCCAAACCGTTCGTCCTGGAACATCTGAATACCGTTTTTCAAAGAGCCTTGGAGCGGCACCGGTTGACCGTTCAACTTCAGCATGCGCAGGAAATCAGCCGGATCAAATCCGACTTCCTGATCGCCTTGAGCCAGTCTTTGACGGATCCGGTCAACAAAATTCTTCGAACCAGCACGTCCATGATGGAACAGGCTTCAACGGCGGGCCTGCCCTCCCGCGTCGAAGGTTTTAAGGAGATTCAGGTCCAGGCCAAACAGCTGACTGGGCTCATTCAAAACATATTGAAGCTTTTTGACAAACCGATCACGGAAACCCCGCTCAGCTGGCAGGCCGTGGTCCATCAATTAAAAGGAACCCAACCCGACGTTTCCGGCAAGCACATTCTCCTGGTGGATGACGACCCCTCTATCGTGCAGTTGCTGGAGCTGGGTTTAAAGCAGGAAGGTTTTTGGGTGGAAACGGCTTCTGACGGTCGGGAGGCGTTGACAAAAATGAGGGCCCAGAAACCGGACCTCGTGTTATTGGATCTCATGCTGCCTGAGTTAAGCGGTTTTGGTGTTCTGGAAGCGATGGCTCAGGATCCAGCCTTGTGTCAGGTGCGGGTGGTGGTGATCACCTCCTGTCATCTGAGTCCCGAGGAAACTCAGCAACTCCAGAAGCAGGTCGAACGAATCATCGAAAAGGGCAGCTGTGATATCCGAGGAGAAATCGCGGCTCTGCTGCAGAAAAGTCCCTGCCAGATGAAGGAAATGACTCTTCCCCCAACCGCATAA